The Candidatus Poribacteria bacterium genome includes the window AGGAATACCACCGCGTCGCCGGTCTGGTCATCCGCGCCATCGGGCAGTTCGTGATGCGAGGCGAGACGGTCGTCGGGATCGTCATCTTCGTCATCCTGATCATCATCCAGTTCGTCGTCATCACGCGCGGCGCGTCGCGTATCGCGGAAGTCTCGGCGCGATTCACCCTCGACGCGATGCCCGGCAAGCAGATGGCGATTGACGCCGACCTGAACGCCGGACTGATCGACGAGGCGACGGCTCGCCGCCAGCGCCGGATGATCGCTCAGGAAGCCGACTTCTACGCCGCCATGGACGGCGCGAGCCGGTTCGTCCGAGGCGACGCTATCGCGGGCATTCTCATCACGCTCATCAACATCATCGGTGGGCTGATCGTCGGCGTCGCCCGCGCCGGGCTCCCCTTGGCGGAGGCGTTCCGCACCTACACGCTCCTGACGGTCGGCGACGGTCTCGTCGCGATGATCCCGTCCCTGATGCTCTCGACGGCAGCCGGTGTCGTCGTTACACGCGGCGCGACCTCTGACGAGGACTTCGGCAAGGACCTGGGCTCTCAGTTTCTGCGGCAACCCCAAGCGCTGATCCTCACGGCGGTGGCGGCGGCGGTCATCGGTCTGGCGTTGATGGGAGGCGGCAAGCCCTCGGTCGTGCTGCCGTTCATGGCGCTGGCGGTGGTCGTCGGCTACATCGCCTACCGCACGTCCCCGCGCGCTCTGACGGCGCACGAAGCGGCTCCCGAGGTGACGATGCCCTCGCCGCTGGAAGAACTGGAAAAGCTCGAATACGCCGACGTCGTCCAGGCGCACCCGATGGAGGTGATGATCGGGTACAGCCTGCTGCCGTTGGTCGATACGGAGGTCCGCGCGAGCATCCCGGAGAAGATCGCCCGCATCCGGCGGGAGTTCGCGCTGGAACGCGGATTCATGATCCCCAAGATCCGCATCCGCGACAACGCGCGGCTCAAGCCCAGCCAGTACGCCATCCTGATTCACGGCTCCGAGGTCGCCGACGGCGAGCTCATGGTGAACCACTTCCTCGCCATGGACGCAGGGGGCGCGACGGCGCGGATCGAGGGCATGGAGGTGCGCGAGCCCGCCTTCGGGCTCCCCGCCATCTGGATCACCGCCGACCGCAAGGAGGAAGCCGAGCTCTCCGGCTACACCGTCGTCGATGCCCCCACCGTCATGACGACACACCTCAAAGAGATCGTGCGCCAGTACGCCCATGAGCTCCTGGGCAGGCAGGAAGTCCAGGAAATCCTCGACACGGTGAAGCGGAGCCATCCGGTCGTCGTCAACGAGCTCGTGCCGGATGTCCTGTCGATTGGCGCGACGCAGAAGGTTCTGCAGAACCTGCTGCGCGAGGGCGTCTCGATCAAGAACATCACGTCAATCCTCGAAGCGCTGGCAGACTCCGCTCAGTACGTGAAGGACCTGACGTCGCTCACGGAGTACGTCCGTCAGGGCTTGTCGCGACAGCTCTGCGAGCCGTACATGACGACGGGCCGCGTGCTGCCGGTGTTCACGCTGGACCAGACACTGGAGGGCGCGTTGACGCAGCAGATCCGCACCGTGGACGGCGCGTCGCAGTTGACGCTGGACCCGTCCGAGGTGCAGGGCGTCATGGAGGCAATCGGCAGGGCGATCGAGCAGGCGGCTCCCCTGGAAACCGAGCCGATCCTCGTCTGCACGCCGCCGCTGCGTC containing:
- the flhA gene encoding flagellar biosynthesis protein FlhA → MPTAPAIWSRRNAGLIVGGAILGIILMLFVPLPWQVLDVLIALNLTLGVFVLMMSLFIQRPLDFSSFPTVLLILTIYRLALNVVSTRLILSNWEVVKNSQEYHRVAGLVIRAIGQFVMRGETVVGIVIFVILIIIQFVVITRGASRIAEVSARFTLDAMPGKQMAIDADLNAGLIDEATARRQRRMIAQEADFYAAMDGASRFVRGDAIAGILITLINIIGGLIVGVARAGLPLAEAFRTYTLLTVGDGLVAMIPSLMLSTAAGVVVTRGATSDEDFGKDLGSQFLRQPQALILTAVAAAVIGLALMGGGKPSVVLPFMALAVVVGYIAYRTSPRALTAHEAAPEVTMPSPLEELEKLEYADVVQAHPMEVMIGYSLLPLVDTEVRASIPEKIARIRREFALERGFMIPKIRIRDNARLKPSQYAILIHGSEVADGELMVNHFLAMDAGGATARIEGMEVREPAFGLPAIWITADRKEEAELSGYTVVDAPTVMTTHLKEIVRQYAHELLGRQEVQEILDTVKRSHPVVVNELVPDVLSIGATQKVLQNLLREGVSIKNITSILEALADSAQYVKDLTSLTEYVRQGLSRQLCEPYMTTGRVLPVFTLDQTLEGALTQQIRTVDGASQLTLDPSEVQGVMEAIGRAIEQAAPLETEPILVCTPPLRPHLRKLAEPYLSNLVVLSYGEIAPGIEVRRLGTVQMNAVR